GGCTTTCGTTAGAACTCATCCAAAGACTTGCCAGGGCAGCTGAATACAGAGACGAACATACCGGGGCTCATATCCACCGGATAAGCTTTTACTGTACAAAAATCGCAGAGGCCTTAAACCTTTCTAAGGACCAGATAGAAATCCTTCAGTATGCCTCTCCCCTCCATGATATAGGGAAATTAGGTATCCCAGATAAAATCTTACTCAAACCTGGACCTCTTACTCAAAAAGAATGGGAGATAATGAAACTCCATACGGTAATTGGAGCCCAGATCTTAGAAGGTTCTAACTTAAAATACCTGAAGGCTGCACAGAAAATTGCCCTTTACCATCACGAAAGATGGGACGGCAGAGGGTATCCCTTTGGTTTAAAAGGTAAAAAAATTCCCCTTTTTGCAAGGATCGTTGCCATCGCGGATGTATTTGATGCCCTTACCTCCAAAAGACCTTACCGAAAAGCTTTACCTTATGATGTAGCCTTTCAGGTGATCAAAAACGAAAAGGGAACACGATTTGATCCAGAACTGGTAGATATCTTCCTTAAAATCAAGCCAGAACTTGTAGAAATCAAAGTCCTGTTTCAAGATGAAGAAATACCTCATCTTTTTAAACTTTACAAAAAACTTGAAGAAGAGGAAGAATCTTAAGTTGATGACAAAAGCCTTTTAAAGGTTAAAGCGTCTGAAACTGCATGTCCTAAAGCTGTATTGTCAAAGTAAACCCAGATCTCCTTTACATCAAACTTTTTTAATCTTTCAACCAAACCTTGCAACTCATCTTCTTCATACTTAGAAACATAAAGTTGTTTTCTTCCATGCAGTCTTAGATACAAAAAATCAGCAGTTTGGACTTCATACCACGAAGGATATCTCACCCCGCAGTCAGAAAAACAAAGGCATACCCCTTTTGTCTTAAGTAACTCTGTAAAACCTTCGTAATGAAAAGACTGATTTCTTATTTCGATAACTATCTGATAATCTAAAGGTAGCACCTCTAAAAAACTTTCTATCAAATCCTTATCAAACCTTAAAGAAGGAGGAAGCTGAAACAAAAGAACTTTAGCCTTTTCCTTTAAGGCACTTACCCTTTTCAAAAACTCTTTCAGGTCTTCGGAGATATCTTTTAACCGTTTTACATGGGTAATAACCTTTGGTGCTTTCACTGAAAAGACAAAATCACCAGGGGTTTCCTTATACCATTTTTCTAAGGTTTTAACAGAAGGAAGCTTGTAAAATGTTGCGTTAATTTCTACGGTGTTAAAATGGTTAGCGTAGATAGAAAGCCAGTCCTTGGGTTTAGATTCTAAAGGATATAAAATTCCTTTGAAAGAATAATAGCTCCAACCAGAAGTCCCTATGTAGTATTTCATTCTATAGGTCTTAGGTTTAGATTTCCTCTTTGATTGATAGTTTTTGTTTTTAAAGGTAAAATGTTTTTTAAATTTTACAACCATCTGAAAATAGACCTTGCAGGATGAAAAAAAGTTTTAAAAGTCTTAAAGATTTAAAGCTTTTTACCAAAAAACTATTCAAAGAACGGTTTAAAGGATTGCCTGAAGGGGTTAAAATAGAGGTTGAGGCTTTAGAAATAAATCCGCCTCAGGTGAGGATTTTTCTTCCCTTTTACTCTGAGGGGAATCTTATCAGGTGTAATGAAGTGGATTTTTTTGTGGAGGAGCTGATGGACTTAGGGATAAAGGCTGAGGTGGTTTATCTTGACGACAGCCTTGAGTTAGAAGGACTTGAGTTAAAGGGGCTGTGATGAAAGAACCCTTTTTTCTTGTACCTTCAGAGTTTGAAGCTTCAGCCCTTTCGGGTTTAGACGTAAAATATGGCTTAACAGGTATAGGGTTGGTTGAAGCTTCTCTTACCTCTATACTTCTTTTTCAAAAACAACCCAACCAGAGGTTTGTGCTTATCGGATGGGCAGGAGGTTATCCTGATACCGGATTAAAGGAAGGAGACATAGTCATTGCCTCAAAAGAGGTGTGGGTTGACTTTGGAAGGTGCTATAAAGACCGTTATGAAGGCCTACCAGATAAACTAAAAGTAAAAAGAGAGATAGAGTTTAACCCGGTTTTGACCGAAAGGGCAGAAAACTTGCTTAAAGCTAAAGGATTTAGGCCTGTGGTTGGTCCTATGGCTACGGTGTGTGCTACCTCTTATGACCCTGAAAGAAGTCTTTTTTTTAGAAACCAGTTTAACGTGATTGCGGAGAATATGGAAGGATTTGGAGTAGCCAAGGCTGCAGAAACATTTAAGGTTGCCCTCTTAGAAATTAGGGTAATAAGTAATCTCTTAGACAGTCCTGATAAACCCTGGGATTTTCAGGTTGCTTCTAAAGTTTTAAGAGAGGTGGTTTTATGCCTGAAAAAGCTTTAGAGATAGCCCTTTCTCCCTGCCCAAACGATGTTTTTATCTTGTCTGGGCTTATCTTAAAAAAGGTAGACCCTGGTATAAACTTAGCTTTCCGGTTTGAAGACATAGAAACCCTTAATCAGTTAGGGTTAGCTGGAGAAATCTCTGTTATCAAAACCTCTTTTGCCATCTGGGATAAACTCTATCAAAGGTATGACCTTATGCCTGTAGGGGCAGCCTTGGGTTTTGGGGTTGGGCCTTTGGTTGTGGGGTTAAAACCTTATGATTTGGAAGATTTCCCTGAGCTTACTGTGGCTATACCAGGGGAGCATACCACCGCTCATCTGCTTTTTCGTTTTTTTTATCAGGGAGAAATAAAAAAAGAGTTTATTCGGTATGACCAGGTTATCCCTTATCTGTTAGAAAACAAAACCGAGCTTGGGGTTTTGATACACGAAGGCAGGTTTGTTTATCAAAGATACGGTCTTTACAAGATATGCGACCTTGGAGATTACTGGGAAAAACAAACTGAAGCTCCGGTGCCTTTGGGAGGTTTTTTTATCAAAAAAGACCTTCCTTCTGAGGTAAAGCAAACACTTGTCAATGCCTTTAGAGAAAGCCTTCTTTGGGCTCAAAAAAACTGGGAAGAGGTTTTACCCTTATTAAAGTCTTATGCCCAGGAACTTGACGAAAAGGTTATAAAACTTCATGTAGAAACCTATGTAACTGAACACAGCTTTGATTTCAAAGAAAACTCTTTAAAAGGGTTGACGTATTTAAAAAACTTCTTAAAAATAGAAAAAGACATCAACAAATTAATCTGGAGAGGCTAAATGGAATTCTGGAAGCTTTTTTGGCAAACAGGATACGTTGGTAAGGCTGTACTTTTGGTACTAGTCTTTTTTAGCGTCCAGAGCTGGTATTATATCCTTGCCAACTACTTCAGGTATAGAGCTTTTATCAACGACCTTTCAGACTTTAACAGAAACCTCGAAAACACCAGAGACTTTGTTAGTTTGATCAAAATGGTCAAATCCTTAGACCAGAGCCTGATTTCAAAGAGTATAAAAAGGTTGGTAGCAAGCTTTGGAGAAATCTATGATTATTATTTGCGCAACAATCAACCTAAGATCTCTGATGAGAAGTTAAAAATCACCTTTGCTGAAAAAGAGCTTGAAGATTTAATTTTATTAGAAAAGGAGCGGATGCTTTTAAACCTAAGACATGGGTTAGGTTTTCTTGCAACTACTGGCAATGTGGCTCCCTTTATAGGACTTTTTGGGACAGTATGGGGTATCATGAAGGCCTTTCATGACATCGGATTAAAAGGAAGTGCAAGTCTGGCTACCGTTGCTCCTGGTATTGCAGAGGCTCTTATCAACACTGCCATGGGACTTTTCTGTGCTATCCCGGCTGTGATGGCTTATAACTACTTTCTGTTAAAAAACGAAAGGGTCAACAAGGAACTGGAGGTTGTGTTAAAAAAGTTTTTCTTGGGATTAAAAAGAGGATTTTTGAGTTGAGGGTTCTTGCAGTTTTAGGTTTTTGAGGTAGTGTATTTATTTATTTACTAAAATATTAACAAGGAGGGTAACATGGGAGCACCAAAGGTAACAGATGAGACTTTTGAAACCGAGGTTCTCAAATCTCCTATTCCTGTGCTGGTAGATTTTTGGGCTGCCTGGTGTGGTCCTTGTAGGGTGATTGCACCTATCATAGATGAGTTGGCTGAGGAGTTTGAAGGGAAAGTTAAGGTGATGAAGTTAAACGTAGACGAAAACCCGGTTACTCCAGGGAAATATGGAATAAGAGCCATCCCTACCCTTATCATCTTTAAAAACGGAGAACCTGTAGAGGTAATCGTAGGTGCGGTTTCTAAAAACACCATAGTAAACGCCTTAAATAAAGTCTTAGCTTAAATGATATGGATAAAAAAAACAATCTAACCATTATCCTTTGCTGGTTTTTAGTTTTTGGACTGCTTTTTGGTCTTTATGGTTGTGGAACTATCTCTAAGATTGGCTCACAGCTTACCTCAAGGTTAGAAAAAGAAGTTTCTAAGAAAGCAGATAAAGAAGAGGAAGAAGACTTAGCAACCCTTTTAAGAGAGGCTGAGAGGCTTTTTAACAGAGGAAGTTATGATTTAGCTTATGAATACTACAAAAAAATAAGCGATATGTATCCAGGAAGTCCTCAGGCCATCCTGGCTGAGCTCAGGATGGCTGACTCCAAGTTTTGGGCAGGAGAATATTTAGAGGCACTCTCCCTTTATGAGTCTTTTGAAAAATTTTATCCTAACAACGAGGCCATCCCCTATGTGATTTTTCAAATAGGCACATGCTATTATAAGCTTAAGCTAAGTTATGACCGCGATCAATCTTATGCCAAAAAGGCGATAGAAACCTATGAAAGATTACTACAAAACTATCCCAAGAGCCCTTACAGGGCTGAAGCTGCTAAAAGGATTAAGGAACTCCGAGAACAGTTAGCTACCCATGAATTTTATGTAGCGCAGTTCTACTACAAATTAGGATACTATCGTGCAGCTTACAACCGGGTGCTTTACATCCTTAACAACTTTTCTGACACCGATGTCTATCAACAAGCCCAAAAGGTAGCTTCTCTTTATTATCAAAAGGCTTTACTTGAAACCAAAGAACTTGCTGAAGGGACTAAAAAAGACTTCTGGGGGGATAGATTCCCTTAAGATTTTTTAAATAAAATAAATCCTATTTCGTTTATTCGGGAAATTTAAAATCAATTTCTTTAGGTGGTTTTTCTTCTGTGTTAGGTTCTTCTCCTATAGAAATTCCTTCCTGGATAGAGGGCTTTTCTTCAAAGTCATCAATCGATAAGAAAGGCTCGTTAGCAGGGCGAGGGAAGTGGCCCAAAACTTCAAGGATAAGGGTCATACTGTTCCCGCATCGTAAACACTGGGTATACTCCTCAGAAAACACATAACCACACTTAGGACATTTCATCTTTAACCCCCTCTTCTAAGTTTCTACCACAGCATTTTTTATACTTCTTACCACTCCCGCAGGGGCAAGGATCATTTCTTCCGACCTTGTGCACCTTAACCGGCTGAGGTTTTTCAGAGGTCTCTTTTTCTTCAAACACGTCTTCTCTTTTATATTCTAACTTCTGAGTATCTACTTCTTCCTCTAACTCAAGGACCTCCTCTATCTCTTTTGCCTCTTTTATCTCCACCCTGAAAAGATAGGAAAGGGTGGTTTCTCTTATCTTTCTCATAAGTTCTACAAAAAGATGAAAGGCCTCTTTTTTATATTCCTGAAGCGGGTTTTTCTGCCCATACCCTCTTAAGCCTACGCTATCTCTGAGATGGTCAAGCATGAGTAAATGTTCTCTCCAAAGGGTATCGATGGTGTTTAGTAAGAAATACTTCTCGATAGCCCGCATGTTATCAGGACCTATGACCTTTTCTTTATTTTCGTAAACCTCTAACAGGGTGTTCTTTAAAAACTCTAAAACTTTGTCCTTTGAGTGTTTACCTTCAGCAAAGGCTACGTTAAAGGCAAAAATCTCTTTTATTCTTTCTACCAGACCTTGCAAATCTTCCTGGGTAAGTTCCTTCCTTTCTAAAAATGTGTCTTCTACAAGCTCCTGCAAAGTTTCTTCTATCATAGATACTATCCAGCCTTTTACCGAATCACTTTTCAAAACCTCTTTTCTCTGAGCATAGATGGTCTCTCTTTGCTGGTTCATCACGTCATCATACTCAAGGAGATGCTTTCTTATCTCAAAGTGATAGGCTTCTACCTTTTTCTGAGCTTGTTCTATAGCCCTTGACAACCAGGGATGCTCTAAAGCCTCACCCTCAGGAAGGCCTATTTTTTCCATAAGGCCTTTTAGTTTATCTGACCCAAAAAGCCTTAAAAGGTCATCTTCAAGCGATAAGAAAAATCTGGATGCCCCTGGGTCACCCTGTCTTCCTGCCCTACCTCTTAACTGGTTGTCAACCCTTCTTGATTCATGCCTTTCTGTACCTATAATATAAAGTCCA
Above is a genomic segment from Thermodesulfobacterium commune DSM 2178 containing:
- a CDS encoding 1,4-dihydroxy-6-naphthoate synthase, with amino-acid sequence MPEKALEIALSPCPNDVFILSGLILKKVDPGINLAFRFEDIETLNQLGLAGEISVIKTSFAIWDKLYQRYDLMPVGAALGFGVGPLVVGLKPYDLEDFPELTVAIPGEHTTAHLLFRFFYQGEIKKEFIRYDQVIPYLLENKTELGVLIHEGRFVYQRYGLYKICDLGDYWEKQTEAPVPLGGFFIKKDLPSEVKQTLVNAFRESLLWAQKNWEEVLPLLKSYAQELDEKVIKLHVETYVTEHSFDFKENSLKGLTYLKNFLKIEKDINKLIWRG
- a CDS encoding MotA/TolQ/ExbB proton channel family protein; the encoded protein is MEFWKLFWQTGYVGKAVLLVLVFFSVQSWYYILANYFRYRAFINDLSDFNRNLENTRDFVSLIKMVKSLDQSLISKSIKRLVASFGEIYDYYLRNNQPKISDEKLKITFAEKELEDLILLEKERMLLNLRHGLGFLATTGNVAPFIGLFGTVWGIMKAFHDIGLKGSASLATVAPGIAEALINTAMGLFCAIPAVMAYNYFLLKNERVNKELEVVLKKFFLGLKRGFLS
- a CDS encoding HD domain-containing phosphohydrolase; this encodes MFLPEIEDPKNTKVFLVDDDDQIRASLSEVLSLEGFQVFSAKTGQEFLAKLEEVDPDIALIDYLLPGGLDGLSLCKIIKNDYKTFDIGVIIITGVNDLETKMRCLAAGADDLLTKPVFIPELFVRIKTLSKNKKYREFLKNYQHNLEKEVIQKTRELQKIYLGLSEAHEEIRRLSLELIQRLARAAEYRDEHTGAHIHRISFYCTKIAEALNLSKDQIEILQYASPLHDIGKLGIPDKILLKPGPLTQKEWEIMKLHTVIGAQILEGSNLKYLKAAQKIALYHHERWDGRGYPFGLKGKKIPLFARIVAIADVFDALTSKRPYRKALPYDVAFQVIKNEKGTRFDPELVDIFLKIKPELVEIKVLFQDEEIPHLFKLYKKLEEEEES
- a CDS encoding DUF72 domain-containing protein — encoded protein: MKYYIGTSGWSYYSFKGILYPLESKPKDWLSIYANHFNTVEINATFYKLPSVKTLEKWYKETPGDFVFSVKAPKVITHVKRLKDISEDLKEFLKRVSALKEKAKVLLFQLPPSLRFDKDLIESFLEVLPLDYQIVIEIRNQSFHYEGFTELLKTKGVCLCFSDCGVRYPSWYEVQTADFLYLRLHGRKQLYVSKYEEDELQGLVERLKKFDVKEIWVYFDNTALGHAVSDALTFKRLLSST
- the trxA gene encoding thioredoxin, which produces MGAPKVTDETFETEVLKSPIPVLVDFWAAWCGPCRVIAPIIDELAEEFEGKVKVMKLNVDENPVTPGKYGIRAIPTLIIFKNGEPVEVIVGAVSKNTIVNALNKVLA
- a CDS encoding phosphorylase family protein; translation: MKEPFFLVPSEFEASALSGLDVKYGLTGIGLVEASLTSILLFQKQPNQRFVLIGWAGGYPDTGLKEGDIVIASKEVWVDFGRCYKDRYEGLPDKLKVKREIEFNPVLTERAENLLKAKGFRPVVGPMATVCATSYDPERSLFFRNQFNVIAENMEGFGVAKAAETFKVALLEIRVISNLLDSPDKPWDFQVASKVLREVVLCLKKL
- a CDS encoding outer membrane protein assembly factor BamD, with the translated sequence MDKKNNLTIILCWFLVFGLLFGLYGCGTISKIGSQLTSRLEKEVSKKADKEEEEDLATLLREAERLFNRGSYDLAYEYYKKISDMYPGSPQAILAELRMADSKFWAGEYLEALSLYESFEKFYPNNEAIPYVIFQIGTCYYKLKLSYDRDQSYAKKAIETYERLLQNYPKSPYRAEAAKRIKELREQLATHEFYVAQFYYKLGYYRAAYNRVLYILNNFSDTDVYQQAQKVASLYYQKALLETKELAEGTKKDFWGDRFP